From the genome of uncultured Methanobrevibacter sp.:
ATTGTAATGTCTTTTTTATTCACGGTGAAATTAACAGGAATTTGTGCTCTTGACATGTTATTGTCAATGTATGTAACATTTGCATTGTAAGTTCCGGCATTTAATTTAGGAATAACAAGTGTTGCGATTCCATCTTTTACATCTTCATCATATTCAACACCATTAACATTAACAACAACTTTACCTCCGTTCAATGGGGATATGGCACTGCTTTTTACCTGAACTTTAATGTTGACGTCAGTGCCGTAAACAACATCTTTAGCTTCAAGAATTTTCATGCTTATTGTATCGTTTACCAATGGAACATCACTTGTAACGTTATTTAAAGTTATTTTGGCACCTGGGTTGACATCAATGCAATTTTCACCATTGCTGATGAATTCAGAATTGCTGATTGCCATATCTCTTTCGGTTTTAATTGATTTACCTTCAGTTGCATTATTTTCAGTAAATTTAGTGTTGTTTATATTTGTTTCGCCGTCATTGTGTATTGCTCCACCATATGTTGCACTGTTTTGCTCAAAGATTGAATCAGTTATTGTCAAAGTACTGTTTAAAGTATCGATTGCTCCACCATATGTTGTTGCACTGTTGTTGTCAAATGTGCAGTCTATTATTTTGCAGTTGCTTGCATTGACTATTTCTATTGCGCCTCCTCTTCCTATTACGTGGTTGTTTTTAAATGTGGATTCTATTATTTTTCCTTCAGTTCCACTATCCCAAAATATGGCTCCGCCATAAGATGCATTACCGTTAATGAAATTGATATTTTTCAGGGTGACATTGTTTGCGGTAATATTGAATATTCTTGCAAGTCCTGCTCCGTCGATGGTGTGTCCTTTCCCGTCAATTGTGAAATTGTCTTTGGCGATGACAATTCCATTTATAAATTCCGCATCGATATCTGTATATGCATAATCATTTGTTAATTCAAGATAATTTTCGTGGTTTTCGATTTGATGGGAAAGCATTGTGAATGTTTCATTGTTAAGCACTGTGAACGCTTTGATGCATGCTACCTGTAAGGCGTTTTCTTCCTCGTTATTCCAGTTATAATCATAGAGGTCAGTCCAGTTTGCACTGTCAAAGCTTATAAATGATGTGTTTTCGCTGTAAAATTTATTGACATACAGTCTCCCTTCACAGATAGGGACGCTGGCATTCTTGTGATTGATTTGGAATTCTATTTCAAAAACATCACCAATTTCCAATGGGATGACCTTTCCAAGTTCAATTGTCCAATATCCTGATTTTGAAAATCCTGATTTACTTAATTTTAAAGCATTGTTGACATAAACTGATAAATTCCAAAAGCTATCTTCCTTGAAATATGTGGATGCTCCTGCTAAAAGTTCATTGTTGGTTGCATTGAATCTGTTTTTATACCATACTGTATCATTTGGGGTATTGATGAAATCAGTTTGTGCCTGATCGTACTGATAATTTTTCTCGTATTTTATTGTACTGTTGAATATGATTACGGATGTGCCTAAAAAGTCTAATTTTGAAGGGCAGGAGGTATCATAATATGAAACATAGAAATAACCGTCTTCTCCCCACTCAGAGCCCCAACTGTTTTTACAAATCCATGCGCCCAGTCCTGGAGCATTAGGTATTTCCATTGTGTCATTCCAACCTACAATAACAATTTCATGATTGGAATAAATGGATTCATTGTAATACTGCTTAATAGAATTTGTTGAATAGATAGCGGATACTACTCCTCCATATTTCATTATCGCTTTTTTGATTTCATCATTATCTGTGAAGTTATCTCTTTTAATGTTTAAAATATTCTGGACGTGCAATACACTATCAAACAAATTTGAATATCGACTAATCTCTATATACGGATCATCCTCTTCCAAAACGGGACCTAACCAGCTTACAAGGTAACCTATGTGTGTATATGGAAATCCTCCATAATTTGGTTCATAAATCCAGCCGAATGGTGATGTGTTACTTGCAATGTTTTTCATGTTGTTTTCTGAAAGGTCCAGTAATAAATTATGTGATTTTAAAACATTTGACTCCAATCCTCCAATTGCTGCAAAAGCCCAGCAGTTACCCTCATCCATCTGGTCCTTAACGGAAGTGGTCTGATTTAAGTCAGCTAAATTGTAATACTGAGGGATGTAATCAGCATCAGTATAATTGCCTATGAAAAATGTGTAATTTCTGCTGATAATTATTAGATTATCCATATCATATGAAATGTAATTGACATATATGGTTTTATTTTCTTTCGCTGAATTATTCTCATAATTATTTTTTGAAAAATCTTGAGTTGATTTGGAAACGATATAAATTGCACTGCCATAACCGCTGGCATTATTGTTCTTGAAGGTATTGTTTTCAATCAGCACGTTATGCATGTCTGTTAGATATATTGCAGATCCAAAATTACCAGTATTTGAGGAGATTAGTGAGTTTATTAACTTTAAGTTACCTTTCTGGTGGAAATAAGATCCAATTAGGCTTGATGAATTTGTTATAGTCAGATTATTGAATGTTGAATCACAATTGCTAATGAATATTCCTGCTCCATATTTTGATTTAGCATTAACTATTGATAAATTAAATCCATTGAATGAATCTGAATCACTACAGTATATTGCTCCGCCTTTTGATGTTGAAGAGCAATTGATAAACTCAGTTGAGGTGATGTTTATTTGAGACGGATCCTTGAATAAATTTTCAAATAATATTGCCCCTCCCTTATCGGCTTGGGAATTATAAAATTTACAATCGTTGATATTGATGTTTCCACAGGAGATATAAATGGATCCTCCAGTTTGCTTTGCTTTTGAATCATAAAAGGTACAATTGTCAACAGTGAAATTTAAAAGGTCGTAAGTTGTATAATATATTGCTCCGCCCCTTTTTCCGGCAGAATTGTTTATAAATTCACAATTGGATATGTAAAGATTCCCCCTATTTGTATAGACGGACCCATAACTAGTTGTGCCCGTATTGTTAATGAATTCACAACCGTCAATTGAAATGTCGCCCCTATTTGCACGAATACACGGGGTGCTTTTTGCGGTATTGTTCACGAATTTGGAATCGGTTATATTGATTGATGATCTTTCGCATGTCACTACTCCTGAAGGAGATCCCACTTTGTTGTTGATAAATTCGCAGTTGGAAATGTTGAGGTTTGATTTTTCGGCATAAATTATTCCATAAGTTATATATTCATCTGATTTGGCATTTTCGTTGTCAATGATTTTTGAGTCTTTAATATTCACTGTGCTGTAATATACTTCTAAGATGCCTGCATCTAAAATGGTGTTATTGTAAAATGTACAATTCACCAGATTTATATTGCTGCTGCCACTATAGTCGTTGTAAATCATTCCAGTTGGGAAGTCTTCAGAATACTTATATTTGAAATCTTTGAAAATGACATTCGATGAGGTCAGGTTTTTGGGAGCGTAGATTTTGATGTTTTTCAAGGTAAGATTGTTGAATGATACAAATTCGGTTATATTGATAGTACTTCCGTTACCGTTGATAATAGTTTTTGATGTGTCTTCACCAATAAATGTAATGTTTCGGTGTTCATATTCCTGTTTGTAGTCATATTCTCCATTTTTTAAGTAAATGCTTGAATCATTTTTAAGGTCATCGTCTGTCAATTCTTTATGTGGACTGTCAACAGATAAAATGTCAACATTTTCATTTAGAGGATTATTGTTAGAAATTGTATTTCCTATATCTATTTCAATTAAATCAGTATTATTATCGCTTGCACTTGTCGCAGGGATAATAAACAATAAGAATATTAGAATTATTATAATAAAATATTTATTTTTTAACATAATTCATTTCCCTTAATGTTATGTAGTCATTATTAATATTTTTAGCTCGTTGTCAAGTGATTTTCTGTTGTTTTTACTTAAAAATTTTTTTCAACTAAAAATGCAATATGGTCTTTTTCGTATGGTTCCAATTTTACTTTTTCAATGACCTTAAAACCTTTTTCTTTCAATTTCTTCTCTTGTTCCTTAAAAATCTTTTTAGGTTTTTGCACTACATCAATACTTCTGGCTTTAATCATTAAAAGGCCAACACCATCATCCTTTGCAAATAAATTCATATTCTTCATAAATAATTCGCTTTGTGTTGGTTGGGCAACATCACAGTATACCAAGTCACTTTTTTCAACTAAGTTCATATATCCTTTGGGTTTGGTTGCATCACCTAAAATTGGGGCAATATTGAGTCTCTGATGTGAAAGCCGAACTAATTTTTTAGCTGTTGTTGGTGAAAATTCAACTGCATACACTCTTCCATTGATTACGATATCCGAAATATGTGAAACTGTTGTTCCAGTTGATGCACCTAAGTATAGAACTTTTGAAGTGTCTAAAAGCTCCAGATTTTCCAATCCATTTAAAAGAGCAGCTGCTAATTTTGAACGTCTTGGATTCCATAATCTATATTCTTCATCTTCTTTGATTAATTCTTCACCATAAACTGAAATTCCAGGATTCAAATTCTTTGTTGCAACATTCCCATCTTTAAAATAAACTTTCATAATCTATCTCCTTTTCTTTCTTTTTTTACCTTTTCGCTTCTTATTTTTTGATTTGCCCTTTTCTTCTTTTCTTTTTTTAGTAGTTTTTGTCGGAAATGGATTATTCTTTTCAATTTCTTCTGCTTTTTGGATAAAATCTTCAAAAGAATTTTCGTCAAAAGTTTTGGTGAAAACATCTCTTCTAACAGCTAAAGAAATTTTACCTGCGAGCATACGGGCAATTTTTCCGCGATTCCACCATTTTGCACCTCTTACTTGAGGATGTTGGTAAATCAAACCATATTTTGGAGGTCTATCTCCACTTTTCAGGTGTCTAAATAATGCTTTTTCAGCACCCATTATCTGAACGGTACTTGATGGATATGTTGCAAGACGTTTAAGTCCTCCTGCATGGGAAATCAACTTGGCACCAAGTGATGATCCAACGATTAATTTCAAATTAGGTGCAATAGTGTCCATTTTAATGTCAATGTAGTCTTCAATTTCTTTTCTTGTCTTTTGAAGTTCAAAAATGGAATTTGCATATTTGTTCATTATTTCCAAGTCCTGGGGATTAATGTCGTCTTCCAAATCCATGACATTGATCGGGAATGCATCCGGCTTGGCTTCCATAATTTTTTCTTTGGATTTATTTTGTGATATTAATTTGATGTAAGTTTCATTATTTTTAATGACATCCATTTCGGGAAAATATAATGCATACCATTCCCTAATGCGTTCAATTAATTTAGAAATGCTTTCATCTATTTCATCAATGGAATTAATGGCTTGAATCAGATGTTTGTCCTCGCTGGCTGATTCCTTTTTAATTTTATAAATGGCCAATCTTTGATAAATTTCACTGATTTCTTCATTATTCAAATTGAATTTTTCAAAATTATTTCTTAAATATTCTCCAGCTTGATTTGGGGTTTGGATAATTATTTTTTCATTGGAATAATCTGATAATCGTTTATTTGATTCGATAATGATTTCATTGTAGTTTTTTGAAACTTCTTCAATTATTTCCATTTCTTCAGCAACAATCTTTTTATCATCAATATCAATTAATCTGGTGACTATTTCATCTTCTTGAAATAATTTTTCACTAATCAATTCATTTTCATTGTTAAATGCATAAAATCCTTTAACACTGTAAGTAATATAACATTCCATAAGATAAATTATTCATTTTATTTTTAATAAGTATTTTCAATTGATATTGTGATTTTTTTCATCTTAAGATATTGAATATCCAAGTATTTTTTTAGGATAAAATTTAAACTATTAAATGTATGTCACAAGAAAGTTTAGATGATTTAAAATATGAGTTGGAACTTAAAAATGCTGAAATAGACGAGTTGTCGATGGAGCTTGAAAGTAAAAATGAGGAAATCAACAAATTAAAATTATACTCTACCAAGCTTAAGTATGAAAAGAAAAACTTGGAAGACAAATTGGATACTAAAATTGACTATGATAAGGCAAGAATTAATGAATTGGATGATTTGGCCGAAAAAATTAAAGAAAAAGAATCTATTATTGACGATAAACAGGACCAGGTAAAATATTTAAGATCATTAATTGATGATTACAAGCAGCAGTTAAATGCAAATACTGAAAACCTGGAAGTCCAACTTAAAAAGATATCAAAAACTTATGAAGATTTATTGAAGCAAAAAGATGCGATAATTCAAAAACAGGATGAACAAATTGATAATTTAATTAAATCAAAAGAAGAAATCATAAAGTCCAATAAAACTAATGTTATCAGTTTAAAATTACAAAATGAGAAATATCAAGAAATCATTGATAAATTAACAAAAACTAATTAAATAATTAATTACAAAGATGATAGTATGTTAAAAACAGATATTTGTGGAGTGGAATTTAGAAATCCGTTAATGTTGGCTGCAGGCATTATGGGAAGTAATGCTTCATCCATGAATTGGATTTTAAAATCAGGTGCCGGTGGAGTCGTTACAAAATCTTTTTCTCTAAATCCTCATCCAGGTTATCCAAACCCAACAACTGTTGCGGTTGAGGGAGGCATTTTAAATGCAATTGGACTTTCAAATCCTGGTGTTGACAATTTTAAAGAGGAATTAAAAAGGATTGAAAGAAAAAACAATGTTGTTATCGCTTCTATATATGGAGCTACGCCGGATGAATTTTCTTCATTGGTAAGTGATGTTCAGGATTATGTTGACATGATTGAGCTGAATATTTCTTGTCCTCATGCAATGGAAGGTTTTGGCGCATCAATTGGTCAGGATTGTAATTTGAGCCATACAATTGTATCAGCCGCAAAAGATGCAAGTGATGTTCCGATTATAGCGAAATTAACACCAAACGTCACTGATATTACTGAAATTGCAAAAACTTGTGAGGATGCAGGTGCAGATGCAATATCTCTCATTAACACTTTGGGGCCTGGAATGAAAATCAATATTGATGTTGCCCGTCCGGTCTTGTTCCATAAATCTGGAGGAATGAGCGGTCGTGCAATTAAGCCTATTGCAATTAGTAATGTTTATTCAGTTTATGAAGCGGTAGATATTCCATTAATTGGTGTTGGTGGAATATATACTTTTGAAGATGTAGTTGAATTTATCTTTGCCGGTGCAAGGGCAGTGCAAATAGGAACTGCAATTATGGATGAAGGTGTTGAAGTATTTAACAAGATTAATCTCGGATTGGAGAAGTTTATGGATGAAAAAGGATATTCATCAATCGATGAGATGGTAGGTCTTGCACATAGGGAGTTGTAGAACATGATTAACGAACCGAAAATTGTTGAAATAACTGAAATTATTGAAGAAACTCCTACAATCAAAACTTTTAAGTTTAATTGGGATATGGATAAATTAGGATGCCCAAATCCAGGTGAATTTTTAATGGTTTGGAACTTCAAAAACGAAAAGCCAATGTCCATTTCTCAAATTAATAAGGATGAACTTGCAATTAGCGTTAAAAATATTGGAGAGTTCACTTCCCAATTGCACAATCTAAAAGTTGGCGATGAAATAGGTGTAAGGGGAAGTTATGGTAACGGTTTTGATAATTCATTTGAGGGCAAAAACATAGTGGCTATTGGTGGTGGAGTTGGTATGGCTCCAATAAATGCGATAGCTAGTGATTTAATCGAAAAGGAAAATAATGTTGATGTTATAGTTGCAGCCCAAACAAAAGATGAATTATTGTTTGCAGATTCTCTTGAAAAGGCAGGTGCAAATGTTCATCATTGTACTGATGATGGCAGTTTTGGATTTAAAGGATTTGCTACAGATTGCCTAAATGATTTGCTTAAAGATAGGATTTATGATTATGCATTTGTCTGTGGGCCTGAAATAATGATGAAAGGAATATTTGATATTCTTGAAGATGCATCAATACCTGGCCAGTATTCTCTTGAAAGATATATGAAATGTGCTCTTGGAGTATGTGGTCAATGCTGTGTTGACAGTGAAGGTTGGAGAATTTGTGTGGAAGGTCCTGTTTTTGAAAATGAGAAAATTTATAAGATTGATGAATTTGCAAAATACAGAAGGGATGCCTCTGGTGTAAAATACTAAATTTGAGTGGTTGATATGGGATTAAACATTAAAGATTATCTAAATACTCCAATACTATTTATAATAGTTTTACTTGTAATTTCTTTAATGTTTGTATTTCCTGTTTTGAATATGGTGCTTTTGGGAGCTATTTTGGCTTATGGGATTAGGCCAGTTGCAAATAAAATCCAATCCAAATTAAAATATTCTTCTATTTCTATTTTGCTTGCAGTTGTTATTGTACTAATACCTTTGATATTGCTTGTGGCTTATATAATATTTGAAGTATCGACTTTTGTCACATGGATTTTAGCCAATAATCCAGATACTAATGTAAATAGTGCAATGTATCAAATTTCTGCATATTTGCCTGCGGGAGTTGATATTAATTCCATTAATTCCTATTTGGACTCAGCAATTAATAATGTGGGAAGTTATATTCTTAATTACTCCGTTAAGTTTGTAAGCAAGTTTGCAAACATTACATTGGATTTATTTATACTTGTCTGTTCTGTATTTTACTTTGTCCGTGATGGAGATAAATGTCTAGATTTTATCAGATCTTTTGTTCCGGATGATTCCAAAGATTTCTTTGACAATACAATAAAAGCTATAGAGAATGTGTTGAAAAGTATTTTTTATGGGCACTTTTTAACTTCTGTCATTATTGGAATTTTTGGTTGCATCGGCTATTCACTTTTAGGATATCCATTTGGCATATTTTTAGGTGTATTGACAGGTATCCTTCAGTTAATTCCAGTATTTGGGCCTTGGCCGATATATTGGGCATTATTCTTTATAGATGTGGCATCCGGTAATTACATAAGGGCAGTCATTGTTCTGTTCTTCGGCTTTTTCTTGAGCACTGTTGATATGTATATTAGGCCTGCTTTATCAAGTCATTATGCAGATATACATCCTTTGATATTGCTAATTGGATTTTTGGCAGGGCCTTTGGTATATGGTATTGTAGGATTTATTATAGGACCATTAGTTTTGGGAATTACATATGCCGTTTTAGATAATTATAGGAATGAATATCTTCTTGGTGATGATTAAATGGAAAAAAATGTTGTTATTCTTGATATTGATTATGTAACCTATGAGGATAAACCTGTCATCAGGTTGTTTTCAAAAAATGGTGACGAAAATGTGATTTTATTGGACGATACTTTTGAACCATATTTATATGTTGTCTGTGATGATATTGATAAGGGTATTGAAGAAATCAGGGAAAATTTGGATGTAATTTCCATTGAAAAAGTCATCAAAAAGGACTTTCAAGTTGAAAAAGAATTTGTTAAGGTCACATTTGAACATCCACAGGAGCTTGCAAAAAATCGGGATAATCTAAGGGATCTTGAAAGTGTGGTTCAAATTCGCGAATTTGATATTCCATTT
Proteins encoded in this window:
- a CDS encoding fibrillarin-like rRNA/tRNA 2'-O-methyltransferase, whose translation is MKVYFKDGNVATKNLNPGISVYGEELIKEDEEYRLWNPRRSKLAAALLNGLENLELLDTSKVLYLGASTGTTVSHISDIVINGRVYAVEFSPTTAKKLVRLSHQRLNIAPILGDATKPKGYMNLVEKSDLVYCDVAQPTQSELFMKNMNLFAKDDGVGLLMIKARSIDVVQKPKKIFKEQEKKLKEKGFKVIEKVKLEPYEKDHIAFLVEKNF
- a CDS encoding glycosyl transferase, yielding MSQESLDDLKYELELKNAEIDELSMELESKNEEINKLKLYSTKLKYEKKNLEDKLDTKIDYDKARINELDDLAEKIKEKESIIDDKQDQVKYLRSLIDDYKQQLNANTENLEVQLKKISKTYEDLLKQKDAIIQKQDEQIDNLIKSKEEIIKSNKTNVISLKLQNEKYQEIIDKLTKTN
- a CDS encoding dihydroorotate dehydrogenase, producing the protein MLKTDICGVEFRNPLMLAAGIMGSNASSMNWILKSGAGGVVTKSFSLNPHPGYPNPTTVAVEGGILNAIGLSNPGVDNFKEELKRIERKNNVVIASIYGATPDEFSSLVSDVQDYVDMIELNISCPHAMEGFGASIGQDCNLSHTIVSAAKDASDVPIIAKLTPNVTDITEIAKTCEDAGADAISLINTLGPGMKINIDVARPVLFHKSGGMSGRAIKPIAISNVYSVYEAVDIPLIGVGGIYTFEDVVEFIFAGARAVQIGTAIMDEGVEVFNKINLGLEKFMDEKGYSSIDEMVGLAHREL
- a CDS encoding dihydroorotate dehydrogenase electron transfer subunit, which codes for MINEPKIVEITEIIEETPTIKTFKFNWDMDKLGCPNPGEFLMVWNFKNEKPMSISQINKDELAISVKNIGEFTSQLHNLKVGDEIGVRGSYGNGFDNSFEGKNIVAIGGGVGMAPINAIASDLIEKENNVDVIVAAQTKDELLFADSLEKAGANVHHCTDDGSFGFKGFATDCLNDLLKDRIYDYAFVCGPEIMMKGIFDILEDASIPGQYSLERYMKCALGVCGQCCVDSEGWRICVEGPVFENEKIYKIDEFAKYRRDASGVKY
- a CDS encoding C1 family peptidase, translated to MFIIPATSASDNNTDLIEIDIGNTISNNNPLNENVDILSVDSPHKELTDDDLKNDSSIYLKNGEYDYKQEYEHRNITFIGEDTSKTIINGNGSTINITEFVSFNNLTLKNIKIYAPKNLTSSNVIFKDFKYKYSEDFPTGMIYNDYSGSSNINLVNCTFYNNTILDAGILEVYYSTVNIKDSKIIDNENAKSDEYITYGIIYAEKSNLNISNCEFINNKVGSPSGVVTCERSSINITDSKFVNNTAKSTPCIRANRGDISIDGCEFINNTGTTSYGSVYTNRGNLYISNCEFINNSAGKRGGAIYYTTYDLLNFTVDNCTFYDSKAKQTGGSIYISCGNININDCKFYNSQADKGGAILFENLFKDPSQINITSTEFINCSSTSKGGAIYCSDSDSFNGFNLSIVNAKSKYGAGIFISNCDSTFNNLTITNSSSLIGSYFHQKGNLKLINSLISSNTGNFGSAIYLTDMHNVLIENNTFKNNNASGYGSAIYIVSKSTQDFSKNNYENNSAKENKTIYVNYISYDMDNLIIISRNYTFFIGNYTDADYIPQYYNLADLNQTTSVKDQMDEGNCWAFAAIGGLESNVLKSHNLLLDLSENNMKNIASNTSPFGWIYEPNYGGFPYTHIGYLVSWLGPVLEEDDPYIEISRYSNLFDSVLHVQNILNIKRDNFTDNDEIKKAIMKYGGVVSAIYSTNSIKQYYNESIYSNHEIVIVGWNDTMEIPNAPGLGAWICKNSWGSEWGEDGYFYVSYYDTSCPSKLDFLGTSVIIFNSTIKYEKNYQYDQAQTDFINTPNDTVWYKNRFNATNNELLAGASTYFKEDSFWNLSVYVNNALKLSKSGFSKSGYWTIELGKVIPLEIGDVFEIEFQINHKNASVPICEGRLYVNKFYSENTSFISFDSANWTDLYDYNWNNEEENALQVACIKAFTVLNNETFTMLSHQIENHENYLELTNDYAYTDIDAEFINGIVIAKDNFTIDGKGHTIDGAGLARIFNITANNVTLKNINFINGNASYGGAIFWDSGTEGKIIESTFKNNHVIGRGGAIEIVNASNCKIIDCTFDNNSATTYGGAIDTLNSTLTITDSIFEQNSATYGGAIHNDGETNINNTKFTENNATEGKSIKTERDMAISNSEFISNGENCIDVNPGAKITLNNVTSDVPLVNDTISMKILEAKDVVYGTDVNIKVQVKSSAISPLNGGKVVVNVNGVEYDEDVKDGIATLVIPKLNAGTYNANVTYIDNNMSRAQIPVNFTVNKKDITINAKNAAYVINYGRTYKVIFKNVNNGVKVTFTLNGKKIGTATIKNGVTSIKLTAKILKTAKAGKKNMVIKIENNNYNPISKTVKITINKEKTKITAKAKTFKRTAKTKKYTITLKNSKNKAMKKAKVTLKVKGKTYTAKTNSKGKATFITKITKKGTYKAVIKYKGNNYYKKATKNIKIKIK
- a CDS encoding AI-2E family transporter codes for the protein MGLNIKDYLNTPILFIIVLLVISLMFVFPVLNMVLLGAILAYGIRPVANKIQSKLKYSSISILLAVVIVLIPLILLVAYIIFEVSTFVTWILANNPDTNVNSAMYQISAYLPAGVDINSINSYLDSAINNVGSYILNYSVKFVSKFANITLDLFILVCSVFYFVRDGDKCLDFIRSFVPDDSKDFFDNTIKAIENVLKSIFYGHFLTSVIIGIFGCIGYSLLGYPFGIFLGVLTGILQLIPVFGPWPIYWALFFIDVASGNYIRAVIVLFFGFFLSTVDMYIRPALSSHYADIHPLILLIGFLAGPLVYGIVGFIIGPLVLGITYAVLDNYRNEYLLGDD
- a CDS encoding NOP5/NOP56 family protein translates to MECYITYSVKGFYAFNNENELISEKLFQEDEIVTRLIDIDDKKIVAEEMEIIEEVSKNYNEIIIESNKRLSDYSNEKIIIQTPNQAGEYLRNNFEKFNLNNEEISEIYQRLAIYKIKKESASEDKHLIQAINSIDEIDESISKLIERIREWYALYFPEMDVIKNNETYIKLISQNKSKEKIMEAKPDAFPINVMDLEDDINPQDLEIMNKYANSIFELQKTRKEIEDYIDIKMDTIAPNLKLIVGSSLGAKLISHAGGLKRLATYPSSTVQIMGAEKALFRHLKSGDRPPKYGLIYQHPQVRGAKWWNRGKIARMLAGKISLAVRRDVFTKTFDENSFEDFIQKAEEIEKNNPFPTKTTKKRKEEKGKSKNKKRKGKKRKKRR